In Pseudomonadota bacterium, a single genomic region encodes these proteins:
- the nikR gene encoding nickel-responsive transcriptional regulator NikR, with protein sequence MGKLTRFSVSIESELLERFLRISDERGWENRSEAVRHLMREALVREEWSGSDEIVGTITLVYDHHKRELTERLTSIQHDHHDAVLAATHIHLDHDNCLEMIAVKGTASVVQEIADALIGSRGVKHGTLTATTTGRDLK encoded by the coding sequence ATGGGAAAGCTGACCCGCTTCAGCGTCTCCATCGAATCCGAGCTCCTCGAAAGGTTCCTCCGGATTTCCGACGAGCGCGGCTGGGAGAACCGCTCCGAGGCGGTGCGCCACCTCATGCGCGAGGCGCTCGTGCGCGAGGAGTGGTCCGGCTCCGACGAGATCGTCGGCACGATCACCCTCGTGTACGACCACCACAAGCGCGAGCTGACCGAACGCCTCACGAGCATCCAGCACGATCACCACGACGCCGTGCTCGCCGCGACGCACATCCACCTCGACCACGACAACTGCCTGGAGATGATCGCGGTCAAGGGGACGGCCTCGGTCGTCCAGGAGATCGCCGACGCGCTCATCGGCTCGCGCGGCGTCAAGCACGGGACGCTCACCGCCACCACGACGGGCAGGGATCTCAAGTAG
- a CDS encoding glycogen/starch synthase, giving the protein MRIFNVSAELAPYSSAKGLGAEVAKLLAALAKRGHEVRAIAPLLADADPSAHSLARRLKPIAVSLDGREVRFTRFEGRTASGIDVDLLQPAEALAPRERFEAAFNRAALELVRAAGGTEAACISWDRACAPVAALDAAASEPTGASHYVAIRTDAGGFDDWAGPPAARRVILMRPTGGEPGQEIGASSLAAMLEDGRAFSLSPAVDDHPPLGATDRASAKAAIQAGCGLPVRADVPLIAFVALPDGALIDALGAYLRGDAQAIAIGAGAGGDAALDALADRYPDRLTVLPDGVSADSLLAGADFCAALTDPSLAARAMSFGAVPITTGAHDGGAVDLEPSLASGTSIIADGASAAAAVEALGRAVSAFRLGKPFGALATRIQGAATTWPVCAERFEQILLLP; this is encoded by the coding sequence ATGCGCATCTTCAACGTCTCGGCCGAGCTCGCGCCGTACTCCTCTGCCAAAGGGCTCGGCGCGGAGGTCGCGAAGCTACTCGCCGCCCTCGCGAAGCGCGGGCACGAGGTGCGGGCGATCGCGCCGCTTCTTGCGGACGCCGATCCGTCGGCGCACTCCCTAGCACGCCGCCTCAAGCCGATCGCCGTCAGCCTGGACGGCCGCGAGGTGCGGTTCACGCGCTTCGAGGGGCGCACCGCGAGCGGCATCGACGTCGACCTCCTCCAACCGGCCGAGGCGCTCGCCCCCCGCGAGCGGTTCGAGGCGGCGTTCAACCGCGCCGCGCTGGAGCTCGTGCGCGCCGCAGGCGGCACCGAGGCCGCCTGCATCTCCTGGGATCGCGCCTGTGCGCCCGTGGCCGCGCTCGACGCCGCGGCGAGCGAGCCGACCGGCGCCTCGCACTACGTGGCGATCCGGACCGACGCCGGGGGCTTCGACGACTGGGCGGGGCCGCCCGCCGCCCGCCGCGTGATCCTCATGCGCCCGACAGGGGGCGAGCCCGGGCAGGAGATCGGCGCCTCGTCGCTCGCCGCCATGCTGGAGGACGGCCGCGCGTTCTCCCTCTCGCCTGCCGTGGACGACCATCCGCCGCTCGGCGCGACGGACAGGGCGTCGGCCAAGGCCGCCATACAGGCCGGGTGCGGCCTGCCGGTGCGCGCGGACGTTCCGCTGATCGCGTTCGTGGCGCTCCCCGACGGCGCGCTGATCGACGCGCTCGGCGCGTACCTCCGCGGCGACGCGCAGGCGATTGCGATCGGCGCGGGGGCCGGTGGCGACGCGGCGCTCGACGCTCTCGCCGACCGCTACCCGGATCGGCTGACGGTTCTGCCCGACGGCGTGAGCGCGGACTCCCTCCTCGCGGGCGCCGACTTCTGCGCCGCCCTGACGGATCCGTCCCTCGCGGCGCGCGCCATGTCGTTCGGCGCCGTGCCGATCACGACAGGCGCTCACGACGGGGGCGCCGTCGATCTGGAGCCCTCGCTCGCGAGCGGCACGTCGATCATCGCCGACGGCGCGTCGGCCGCCGCCGCCGTCGAGGCGCTGGGCCGCGCGGTGTCCGCGTTCCGCTTGGGCAAACCGTTCGGCGCGCTCGCGACGCGGATCCAGGGCGCAGCGACGACGTGGCCCGTGTGCGCCGAGCGCTTCGAGCAGATCCTGCTCCTTCCGTGA
- a CDS encoding PEGA domain-containing protein produces the protein PPAPPPPRATAPLPSDLASGRVATPAAPGIGMQAWDEEEPPTNLYDKKTAAEMARAAIAAAPPARPGPPAPRAPAPALPDFSDVDEDAIEELDERPQRRQKSMMPIFIGIGAGVVIIAIAVVVVMLVMFGKPSTGSMELRVDPADGLTVILDGAKQLPGSSSPVMAADLTEGTHKLFIKRSGYKDAEVPFTVKAGERTSQQIALEPQSTGFFLDTVPPGASIWIDDRPYEDKTPTTVTGLTPGKHLVRVAKGDAYEQLNLEVEVAEGQITQVAQKTLMLARVEVTFDSDPKGAKVVLVSGSDRKELGVAPVSAVIDTSKTYEVEYTLKDYEKVTKALEEKDFSTGEEKVALAAVALVKVAKGGKVGGGGGGGGGGGGGKVGGGGGGGGGGGGGAPGTLSVQTKPWSKVSINGQFIKNTPLVNHPLKPGTYTVTVENPNFNIKKTYRVKIKSGEITTLVKSLM, from the coding sequence CTCCGCCGGCTCCGCCTCCACCGCGGGCGACCGCGCCGCTCCCCTCCGATCTCGCGTCGGGGCGCGTGGCGACGCCCGCCGCGCCCGGCATCGGGATGCAGGCGTGGGACGAGGAAGAGCCCCCGACCAACCTCTACGACAAGAAGACGGCCGCAGAGATGGCCCGTGCGGCGATCGCCGCCGCGCCGCCGGCGCGGCCCGGTCCTCCGGCACCGAGGGCCCCGGCTCCGGCGCTGCCGGACTTTTCCGACGTCGACGAGGACGCGATCGAGGAGCTGGACGAGCGACCGCAACGGCGCCAGAAGTCGATGATGCCGATCTTCATCGGCATCGGCGCCGGCGTCGTGATCATCGCCATCGCGGTCGTCGTCGTCATGCTCGTCATGTTCGGCAAGCCGTCGACCGGCTCGATGGAGCTGAGGGTCGATCCGGCGGACGGCCTGACGGTCATCCTGGACGGCGCCAAGCAGCTCCCGGGCAGCTCGTCCCCGGTCATGGCCGCGGACCTCACCGAGGGCACGCACAAGCTGTTCATCAAGCGATCGGGATACAAGGACGCGGAGGTGCCGTTCACGGTGAAGGCGGGAGAGCGGACGTCGCAGCAGATCGCGCTCGAGCCCCAGTCGACCGGGTTCTTCCTCGACACCGTGCCGCCGGGAGCGTCCATCTGGATTGATGATCGGCCGTACGAGGACAAGACCCCGACCACGGTGACCGGGCTCACGCCCGGCAAGCATCTCGTCCGGGTCGCGAAGGGCGACGCCTACGAGCAGCTCAACCTCGAGGTCGAGGTCGCGGAAGGGCAGATCACCCAGGTCGCGCAGAAGACGCTGATGCTCGCCAGGGTCGAGGTCACGTTCGATTCCGATCCGAAGGGCGCGAAGGTCGTGCTCGTGAGCGGCAGCGATCGCAAGGAGCTCGGGGTCGCGCCGGTGTCGGCGGTCATCGACACCTCGAAGACGTACGAGGTCGAGTACACGCTCAAGGACTACGAGAAGGTCACGAAGGCGCTCGAGGAGAAGGACTTCAGCACGGGAGAGGAGAAGGTCGCGCTGGCTGCGGTCGCTCTCGTGAAGGTCGCCAAGGGCGGGAAGGTCGGCGGTGGTGGCGGCGGCGGCGGTGGCGGCGGCGGCGGGAAGGTAGGCGGCGGCGGCGGCGGCGGCGGTGGCGGTGGTGGCGGTGCGCCCGGCACGCTGTCGGTCCAGACCAAGCCGTGGTCGAAGGTCTCGATCAACGGGCAGTTCATCAAGAACACGCCGCTCGTGAACCACCCGCTCAAGCCCGGGACCTACACCGTCACGGTGGAGAACCCGAACTTCAACATCAAGAAGACCTACCGCGTGAAGATCAAGTCCGGCGAGATCACCACCCTCGTGAAGTCCCTGATGTGA